Genomic DNA from Gammaproteobacteria bacterium:
AATATTGCGATTTCAAAGTACAAGCATGGGGCTATCAATTTTATAATATTGCAACGCTTTATTACGGTGATATTTCTTATACAATGGATACAGGTAATTTAGTAAAGCCCCTAGTAGGAGTTCAGATAGCTCACGAGCATAATGATGGAAATCCTGCTTTTAATGCAGCACGTGTTGCCAAAAAGAATTCTGATGTCTATGGTGCGCTATTCGGCGCTGAAATTGCGGATGGTAGTGTGACAATCGGCTATAACAATATTCCCAAACATACGGGTTCCTTTGAAAATGGAAATATAGTGTCTCCTTATACAGCCGGTTATGCTTCGGATCCGCTTTATACAACCTCTATGATAGCCGGACTCATAGATAAATCAGCAGGTTCAGCAACGAAAGGAACTGTACAATACAGCTTTTTTGAAAAGCAATTACATTTTTTACTAAGCTATGCTAGGTATAAGACAAGCCCATTTATACCGAATACATCCGAAGCAAATTTTGACGTGACTTATAAACCGAATGAACAATGTAAAAATCTTTCACTTCGCTATCGTGTTGGTCTTTTAAGGCATAATCCAGCTTTCGGTCGGTTTATTTATAACCGTTTAATGGTGCAATACGATTTTAGTTAATCATCTACAGGGATTACAATGTGGAAGCACGTACACTTGGAATTCAAAACTTCGGTGAAATGTTGATAAATACCAGCAATTACTTTTGTTTTTTTTTTATTACTTTTCTTATGTTTTCCGAGCCCTGCTTTTCAGAACATGTTGCTATACAACCGGAAAAATCTGTCATTAAAATTGGAATGACTACCGCATTAAGTGGTCCGGCTCAAGCACTCGGAAAAGAAGTAAAAATTGGTGTAGAAACCTTCTTTGCTAAGATAAATGCGGAGGGTGGAGTAGCTGGACACAAATTAACATTAATTACATTGGATGATCAATATGACCCAAAACTTGCGGCTCAAAATATGCATCTGTTGGCGGATGAGGAAAAAATCCTTGCGGTTATTGGTAATGTAGGTACGCCTACAGCAGAGAAGACCGTGCCCATTGCCAATGAGCGTAAGATACTGCTTTTTGGGGCATTTACTGGCGGTAATGTACTACGTAAGACACCACCTGATCGTTATGTCATAAATCTTCGTGCCGGTTATGCAGAAGAAGCTGAAAATATGGTAAAAGGATTATTATCGATAGGTGTTAAGCCGGATGACTTTGCTTTTTTTCTACAGCATGATAATGGTGCTGATGCGGGTTATTTTGGCGCATTAAACGCGTTAATAGCGTCGGGATATAATAATACTCAGAGTTTACCCGTTGGTCGCTACACTCGAAATACTTTAAACGTAGAAGGTGGAATGGCTAGCCTTATTGCAGCTGGAAAATCACCAAA
This window encodes:
- a CDS encoding ABC transporter substrate-binding protein; its protein translation is MEARTLGIQNFGEMLINTSNYFCFFFITFLMFSEPCFSEHVAIQPEKSVIKIGMTTALSGPAQALGKEVKIGVETFFAKINAEGGVAGHKLTLITLDDQYDPKLAAQNMHLLADEEKILAVIGNVGTPTAEKTVPIANERKILLFGAFTGGNVLRKTPPDRYVINLRAGYAEEAENMVKGLLSIGVKPDDFAFFLQHDNGADAGYFGALNALIASGYNNTQSLPVGRYTRNTLNVEGGMASLIAAGKSPKAILMVGAYAPIAKFIMLAKKAFPSTLFLNVSFVGSSSIIRLLGADSDNIIFTQVIPPPNSDLTAAQDYREDLNKYSPGSQPSYGSFEGYLDAKLFVVGLTEAIAKNALTREGLVDAFESLQNIDI